From the genome of Gracilibacillus salitolerans, one region includes:
- the resA gene encoding thiol-disulfide oxidoreductase ResA has protein sequence MDKIEQAKQKKQVKKRNRFIFRSAILVVLFGALLFAVVSNLTAEEEAAVDIKDQAPDFELNRIANNEDTVESSLQLSDLEGKGVMLNFWATYCEPCEREMPYMEELYPKYKEQGVEIVAVSVDATELVIDKFVDQYNLSFPILHDKNSQVLDAYGIRPLPTTYFIDENGVVVERVLGELSLERLEGYLQQIVPEGT, from the coding sequence ATGGATAAGATTGAACAGGCGAAACAAAAAAAACAAGTAAAAAAGCGAAATCGTTTTATTTTTCGATCTGCAATATTAGTAGTACTCTTCGGAGCTTTATTGTTTGCAGTTGTTTCTAATTTAACCGCTGAAGAAGAAGCGGCTGTTGATATAAAGGACCAAGCACCAGATTTTGAATTAAATCGCATTGCAAACAATGAAGATACCGTAGAATCATCGCTGCAACTTTCTGATCTTGAGGGTAAGGGAGTTATGCTAAATTTTTGGGCTACGTATTGTGAACCTTGTGAAAGAGAAATGCCTTATATGGAAGAACTGTATCCGAAATATAAAGAGCAAGGAGTAGAAATTGTTGCTGTTAGTGTGGATGCTACAGAATTAGTCATTGATAAATTTGTAGATCAGTATAATTTGTCATTCCCAATACTTCATGATAAAAACAGTCAAGTGCTGGATGCTTATGGTATTCGACCATTACCAACGACTTACTTCATTGATGAGAATGGGGTAGTAGTAGAAAGAGTATTAGGTGAACTTTCACTTGAACGATTAGAAGGCTATTTACAACAGATTGTACCAGAGGGAACGTGA